Proteins co-encoded in one Corynebacterium lujinxingii genomic window:
- a CDS encoding DUF4191 domain-containing protein has protein sequence MAKTQDKATAKAAKKETRAAKRAKGKATRSQLKQAFDIQRKRDKALIPIMIACVLGGGLLFFLLGMWWGWKWFWLVMGLIAGAVLAMFIFSRRLEKSMYDEVGDTPGAAGWTLENMRNTMGIVWLTKTGVQANTHMDTVHRVVGNPGVVLVGEGDQNRLKSLMAKEHKRVDRLLAGVPIYEVYAGEGEGQVRNRDLQKHLLKLPKNYQKNEVYNLSAKLDAMDSRQRPGQMAGLPGGPLPKQAQNMSGMNRKMRRMQERKGGK, from the coding sequence ATGGCTAAGACGCAGGACAAGGCAACGGCAAAGGCCGCGAAGAAGGAAACGCGCGCCGCGAAGCGCGCCAAGGGTAAGGCAACGCGCTCGCAGCTCAAACAGGCGTTCGACATCCAACGCAAGCGCGATAAGGCGCTCATCCCGATCATGATCGCCTGCGTGCTCGGCGGAGGCCTGTTGTTCTTCCTGCTCGGCATGTGGTGGGGCTGGAAGTGGTTCTGGCTTGTCATGGGCCTGATCGCTGGCGCTGTGCTCGCGATGTTCATCTTCTCCCGTCGCCTGGAGAAGTCGATGTACGACGAAGTCGGCGACACCCCGGGCGCGGCCGGTTGGACGCTGGAGAACATGCGCAACACGATGGGGATCGTGTGGCTGACCAAGACCGGCGTGCAAGCGAATACCCACATGGACACCGTCCACCGCGTCGTGGGCAACCCCGGTGTGGTGCTCGTCGGCGAGGGCGATCAGAACCGCCTGAAGTCGCTCATGGCCAAGGAGCACAAGCGCGTCGACCGCCTGCTGGCCGGTGTGCCGATCTACGAAGTCTACGCCGGCGAGGGCGAGGGCCAAGTGCGCAACCGCGACCTGCAAAAGCACCTGTTGAAGCTGCCGAAGAACTACCAGAAGAACGAGGTGTACAACCTCTCCGCGAAGTTGGATGCAATGGATTCGCGCCAGCGTCCGGGCCAGATGGCCGGCCTTCCGGGCGGTCCGCTGCCAAAGCAGGCGCAAAACATGTCGGGCATGAACCGCAAAATGCGCCGCATGCAGGAACGCAAGGGCGGTAAGTAG